A stretch of the Leptospira kirschneri serovar Cynopteri str. 3522 CT genome encodes the following:
- a CDS encoding DUF1566 domain-containing protein has protein sequence MGNFDMYYKNVMQRNIFTVLFLLLFITACNPKSNATGGALYNALLTLLGPSAGDASSNAANAAASLLTLSFSTGESVDLNGGHGSSAIGIVVDPSGNGNTSGISLNGSGVPQIIFVNNAQGQPIGVDVNGDGVLDYYLCALEGGAVILKTGPNCTGNQVFVYPGLGYDENGDGVVDNPILALLANDLNPPISSIFPASGIYGGAQNVTVTCADNLAPGNLVYSTDGRIPSFSPLIGYVKNPTMASFTVGSFGQGIYTVQYRCRDLAGNLENVHSTTYEVNYNLPNVTLESVTGNFYVSNVSGAVNSQSFVWKSNQNGTFMIRANGTGCNDGAVLSSGNVSANAPNTFIINAGSLSVGTNPLYVCVTAGFTGQASLTVVRDDTPPTVTANPAAGNYGKEQNLALQCNDNSGAACSVVAYTIDGTNPTVSGSTGTVLTGSTYSSPILLANGILNRTYRYLARDKAGNLSAVQSSTYSIDTTLPTINILSTIPAPYSGYMMIDDVISPQISWEVSGNKVNYFLKRSSEPACNPGASSCPKGPCVLCDSSNVDNCPTGKYKDTAGNLYSTEGDCSCNNGITLFGSNSNVSGNLGAANPIAIVSQVNNLNFSLGQSKLLICVANAAASYGPQYASREVNVWKDSQDPQVAKVTPSINSHNIKPDPSKIVITFSEPMKNTTPVFTLQYFNGSSWVTFPFNASYKPNYAWNSGPGEAHNVLTVTLPWVRFPENAYLRWQLDKNSVKDVSDNSAQSNDVSGQVAGVFMTGSYFSTVPVTYKSSVFKTGQNYCFSLAGATDWVNCLGSTGSIWGDPRQGQDGFFQLGLYRNTSNATNSSYPTETATKDDNTTLVWHNNVPSGYYNFYDALQYCYNLNTIPVAGGTTRGHANRTDWRLPSAEELETVLAYQGAHSIPFSWECSGVGVELDYWSSSFFTSNLSNAWYVDFCKQNVYFAPLGNGKRVRCVSGSIPSAP, from the coding sequence ATGGGAAATTTTGATATGTATTATAAAAACGTGATGCAAAGGAATATATTTACTGTACTATTTTTGCTATTATTCATAACTGCTTGTAATCCTAAGTCCAACGCCACGGGTGGGGCGCTTTACAACGCTCTTTTAACTCTTTTGGGTCCTTCTGCGGGTGATGCTTCGTCTAACGCAGCAAATGCGGCCGCCTCTCTATTGACGCTTTCGTTTTCCACGGGAGAGTCCGTAGATTTAAATGGAGGCCACGGTTCTTCTGCTATTGGAATTGTAGTGGATCCTAGTGGGAACGGAAATACTTCCGGAATTTCTTTAAATGGAAGTGGGGTTCCTCAAATCATTTTTGTAAATAACGCACAAGGACAACCGATTGGTGTGGATGTGAACGGGGATGGTGTGCTGGATTATTATCTTTGTGCTTTAGAAGGAGGTGCAGTGATATTAAAAACCGGCCCGAATTGTACTGGAAATCAAGTTTTCGTTTATCCTGGGTTAGGTTATGACGAGAACGGAGACGGCGTAGTAGATAACCCGATTTTGGCCTTACTTGCAAATGATTTGAATCCTCCGATTTCTTCTATTTTTCCTGCTTCGGGTATTTATGGAGGAGCTCAAAATGTCACTGTAACTTGTGCGGATAATTTGGCTCCGGGAAATTTAGTTTATTCTACAGATGGTAGAATTCCTTCTTTTTCCCCTTTGATAGGTTACGTTAAAAATCCTACTATGGCTAGTTTTACAGTCGGTTCTTTTGGACAAGGAATTTATACAGTTCAGTATAGATGTAGAGATTTAGCAGGAAATTTAGAGAATGTACATTCTACTACCTACGAAGTGAACTATAACCTTCCGAATGTCACATTGGAAAGTGTGACTGGAAATTTTTATGTAAGTAATGTAAGTGGTGCCGTAAATTCCCAGTCTTTTGTCTGGAAAAGCAATCAGAATGGTACTTTTATGATCCGTGCCAATGGAACCGGTTGTAATGACGGAGCTGTTTTGAGTTCTGGTAATGTTTCGGCTAACGCTCCTAATACGTTTATAATCAACGCAGGTTCTTTGAGTGTAGGTACAAACCCGTTGTATGTATGCGTGACTGCAGGTTTTACCGGGCAAGCTAGTTTAACAGTGGTTAGAGATGATACCCCTCCGACAGTGACTGCCAACCCAGCTGCTGGAAACTATGGTAAGGAACAAAACCTTGCTCTGCAGTGTAATGATAATAGTGGCGCTGCTTGTAGTGTTGTCGCTTATACAATCGATGGAACCAATCCAACGGTTTCTGGTAGCACGGGAACGGTACTTACCGGATCTACGTATTCAAGTCCGATCCTTTTAGCAAATGGAATCTTGAATCGTACGTATAGGTATTTGGCAAGAGATAAGGCGGGGAATCTAAGCGCGGTTCAATCTTCCACTTATTCCATAGATACCACTTTACCTACAATCAACATATTGAGCACAATACCGGCGCCTTATTCCGGTTATATGATGATAGACGATGTAATTTCTCCTCAGATTTCTTGGGAAGTAAGCGGTAATAAGGTTAATTACTTCTTGAAACGTTCCAGTGAACCTGCTTGTAATCCCGGCGCTTCTTCCTGTCCTAAGGGTCCTTGCGTTCTGTGTGATAGTTCGAATGTTGACAATTGTCCTACTGGCAAATATAAGGATACCGCTGGAAATCTTTATTCTACAGAAGGTGATTGCAGTTGTAATAACGGAATTACTCTATTCGGTTCCAATTCGAATGTGAGCGGAAATTTAGGGGCGGCGAATCCGATCGCTATTGTTTCTCAAGTCAATAATTTGAACTTCTCTTTGGGTCAAAGTAAACTTTTGATCTGTGTAGCCAATGCAGCAGCCAGTTATGGACCTCAATATGCAAGTAGAGAAGTGAACGTTTGGAAAGATTCTCAAGATCCGCAAGTTGCAAAGGTTACACCTTCGATTAACAGCCATAACATAAAACCGGATCCGAGTAAGATCGTTATCACTTTTAGCGAGCCAATGAAGAACACTACACCTGTATTTACTCTTCAATACTTTAACGGTAGTTCTTGGGTTACGTTTCCTTTTAATGCTTCGTATAAACCGAATTATGCTTGGAATTCTGGTCCGGGAGAAGCGCATAACGTATTGACTGTGACCTTACCTTGGGTTCGTTTTCCGGAAAACGCTTATTTACGTTGGCAGCTCGATAAGAATTCAGTGAAAGACGTTTCGGATAATTCAGCACAGAGTAACGACGTGTCGGGACAAGTGGCGGGTGTATTTATGACAGGTTCTTACTTTTCTACTGTGCCTGTAACGTATAAAAGTTCGGTGTTTAAAACGGGACAGAATTATTGTTTCTCTTTGGCCGGTGCGACAGATTGGGTAAATTGTTTGGGTAGCACGGGCAGTATTTGGGGAGATCCGAGACAAGGACAGGACGGCTTTTTTCAACTTGGTTTATATAGAAATACTTCCAATGCGACTAACTCGAGTTATCCGACTGAGACCGCTACCAAAGATGATAACACAACTCTGGTTTGGCACAACAATGTTCCGAGTGGTTATTACAATTTTTATGACGCGTTACAATACTGTTATAATTTGAATACGATCCCTGTTGCGGGAGGGACAACTAGAGGTCATGCAAATAGAACGGATTGGAGACTTCCTTCCGCAGAAGAATTAGAAACCGTATTGGCATACCAAGGAGCTCATTCGATTCCGTTTTCGTGGGAATGTTCTGGCGTAGGGGTGGAGTTGGATTATTGGAGTTCTTCGTTTTTTACTTCAAACTTGAGCAATGCCTGGTACGTGGATTTTTGCAAACAAAACGTATATTTTGCGCCGTTAGGGAATGGAAAACGGGTTCGTTGTGTTTCTGGAAGTATCCCTAGCGCGCCGTGA